GAGTGTGCATGGAAATCTCCTGTGTATATTATTAGCTATTTCAAATCCACAACAACCGGTGCGTGATCAGATATGGTCATGCCGCCTTCGCGGTCAACATGGGCAGATTCAACGCGCTTTGCAACTGCTGCATTGCCCAACAAATAATCGATGCGCCAACCGCGGTCCAACTCTCTGGCCCTCCCCCGATTGGACCACCACGAATACGGCCCCTGAATATCGCCGTAGTGTTCCCGTGTAAAATCGCGCCAGCCAGAAGCGATGAGATCGCCCATCCACGCGCGTTCATGCGGCAAAAAACCCGAATTCTTCTCGTTGCTTTTAGCATAAAAAATATCGCGTTCGGTATGCGCGATATTAAAATCACCCCCCATAATCGTGGGACCCCGTTTTTTTACCAGACCATCGGCCCAGGGGCGAAAGCGATCCATCCAGCACTCCTTGATCGCCTGGCGCTCATCGCCCGATGATCCCGAAGGCAGGTACACACTGACGAATTGAATCCCCAGAGTACTCACCCGCAAAATCCGGCCTTCGGAATCGGCCCCGCCCACACCGCGTTCTACCTCACTTAACGGCGTGCGAGACCATACCGCTGTGCCCGCATAGCCCTTGCGCTCGGCTGGATGCCAGATAACATGCCACCCATCGGGATTGCGCTCGCTCGCAGACAGTTGCTCGGGCAAGACCCGAATTTCTTGCAAAAGGATCACATCGGGGTTTAGCGTTTTAATATGATCCATAAACCCCTTGCGAAGCGCCGCCCGCAATCCGTTTACATTCCAGGTAATAATACGCATGCTGCCCTTTCCATCAAAATAACGGATTAGAATCACACATGCAATGTTTCAGAACTTTTTTTGTCCTTATGTGTCTAAAGTGCGTTGCGCAACGACTGTATATATGAAAGGACAATAGCTCGATGAAGACAGATTCAATTTTCAATTCGACAACTTTTGTTGACACGCACGTAAAAAATATATTTATCGCACAGGCAGAAAGGCCAGCGATGTCGAGAGAAATCAACATCGCGCGATTAACGCCATTCCAGCGGGCATTAATCGTCACCGACGGCACCGTCACAAGACTCATCGAAGCCTAT
This region of Gemmatimonadota bacterium genomic DNA includes:
- a CDS encoding exodeoxyribonuclease III, with the protein product MRIITWNVNGLRAALRKGFMDHIKTLNPDVILLQEIRVLPEQLSASERNPDGWHVIWHPAERKGYAGTAVWSRTPLSEVERGVGGADSEGRILRVSTLGIQFVSVYLPSGSSGDERQAIKECWMDRFRPWADGLVKKRGPTIMGGDFNIAHTERDIFYAKSNEKNSGFLPHERAWMGDLIASGWRDFTREHYGDIQGPYSWWSNRGRARELDRGWRIDYLLGNAAVAKRVESAHVDREGGMTISDHAPVVVDLK